A genomic region of Trifolium pratense cultivar HEN17-A07 linkage group LG3, ARS_RC_1.1, whole genome shotgun sequence contains the following coding sequences:
- the LOC123914670 gene encoding uncharacterized protein LOC123914670 — protein MDHQNRETQLALRCLKGFQKRVEEKKPGLFFLYGYRGTGKTYILRAMSAALRTKCEIVLTVVSSGIAALLILVGYTTEKEKKNFPFGGKAVVLGGDFRQILPVIPKGTRQEVVNSTIYSSRFCEVLTLTTRLQTGSSDSDIEDEKNFSDWILGIGDGSIGQSNDSDITIQIPLNLLVPNLGDPLSTIVQSTYPDLLHNMNDPTFFKDRAILAPKTCWYVSSTVNFLPWLTICCSVNNNFKERLENIDNR, from the exons ATGGATCATCAAAATAGAGAAACTCAACTTGCGCTACGTTGTTTAAAAGGTTTTCAGAAAAGGGTTGAGGAAAAAAAACCGggtcttttctttctttatggATATAGAGGAACCGGAAAAACATACATTTTGAGAGCTATGTCTGCAGCATTAAGAACAAAATGCGAGATTGTTCTAACGGTAGTGTCAAGTGGGATAGCTGCTTTGCTAATTCTTGTAG GATATActacagaaaaagaaaaaaaaaactttccatTTGGTGGAAAAGCAGTTGTTTTGGGTGGAGATTTTCGTCAAATTCTTCCTGTTATACCAAAAGGAACAAGACAAGAGGTTGTTAATTCCACTATATATTCTTCGAGATTTTGTGAGGTGCTTACATTGACAACTAGACTACAGACTGGCAGTTCAGATTCTGACATTGAAGATGAAAAGAATTTTTCAGACTGGATTTTGGGTATTGGTGATGGAAGTATTGGGCAATCTAATGACTCAGATATCACAATACAAATACCACTAAATCTGTTGGTTCCTAACTTAGGTGATCCTCTTTCAACTATTGTTCAGAGCACTTATCCAGATCTATTGCACAATATGAATGATCCAACTTTTTTTAAAGATAGAGCTATATTAGCTCCTAAAACATGTTGGTATGTATCTTCCACGGTCAATTTTCTCCCATGGCTAACTATATGTTGCAGTGTCAATAATAACTTCAAGGAAAGGCTTGAAAATATTGATAACCGATGA
- the LOC123916327 gene encoding serine carboxypeptidase-like 31, producing the protein MDNLVLKLKSLYTLVILLFVLCFKLSVSSRSHRHYYGGGRKLRSSSDNGSDLVTNLPGQPQVDFKHYAGYVTVNETNGRELFYWFYEAMTKPEEKPLVLWLNGGPGCSSVGYGATQEIGPFLVDNNNDGQGLKFNNFSWNKEANMLFLESPVGVGFSYSNTTSDYEQLGDDLTANDAYNFLHNWFLKFPSYRTKTFYIAGESYAGKYVPELAELIHDRNKDPSLYIDLKGILLGNPETSDAEDWMGLVDYAWSHAVISDETHKTIKKSCDFNSSDPWKNEDCDQAVDEVLKQYHEIDIYSLYTSVCFASTARSNGQTMQTSTKRSSKSSSKMMPRMMGGYDPCLDDYAKAFYNRPDVQKALHASDGHNLKNWSICNNKIFNDWADSKPSVIPIYKKLISAGLRIWVYSGDTDGRVPVLSTRYSLSTLALPVTKPWRPWYHENEVSGWYEEYQGLTFATFRGAGHAVPCFKPSNSLAFFTSFLHGESPPSTK; encoded by the exons ATGGATAATCTAGTATTAAAGTTAAAGAGTTTATACACTTTGGTTATTTTACTCTTTGTACTATGTTTTAAGCTTTCTGTTTCATCTAGATCACATAGACACTATTATGGTGGTGGAAGAAAATTGAGAAGCTCTAGTGATAATGGTAGTGATCTTGTGACTAATTTGCCTGGTCAGCCTCAGGTAGATTTTAAGCACTATGCTGGTTATGTCACTGTCAATGAAACTAATGGAAGAGAACTCTTTTATTGGTTCTATGAGGCTATGACTAAGCCAGAAGAGAAACCATTGGTGTTATGGCTTAATGGag GTCCTGGGTGCTCTTCTGTAGGATATGGAGCAACACAAGAGATTGGTCCATTTTTAGtggataataataatgatggaCAAGGCCTTAAATTTAATAACTTCTCATGGAACAAAG AAGCCAACATGTTATTCCTAGAATCTCCTGTCGGAGTTGGCTTTTCATACTCAAATACAACCAGTGATTATGAACAATTGGGTGATGATTTAACAG CTAATGATGCTTACAATTTTCTACACAATTGGTTCCTCAAGTTTCCATCATATAGAACTAAGACATTTTACATAGCAGGGGAGAGTTATGCAG GAAAGTATGTACCAGAACTTGCTGAACTTATCCATGATAGGAACAAGGACCCATCCCTTTACATTGATCTCAAGGGTATTTTG CTAGGTAACCCTGAAACATCTGATGCTGAGGATTGGATGGGACTAGTTGATTATGCTTGGAGTCATGCTGTGATATCTGATGAAAcacataaaacaataaaaaaaagttgtgaTTTTAATAGTAGTGATCCATGGAAAAATGAAGATTGTGATCAAGCTGTTGATGAAGTACTTAAACAGTATCATGAAATTGATATCTATAGTCTTTATACCTCTGTCTGTTTTGCCTCTACAGCACGTTCAAATGGTCAAACAATGCAAACTTCCACCAAACGTTCATCTAAAAGTTCATCCAAAATG ATGCCTAGAATGATGGGTGGTTATGACCCATGCTTGGATGATTATGCGAAAGCTTTTTATAATAGACCAGATGTTCAGAAGGCCCTTCATGCTAGTGATGGTCACAATCTAAAGAATTGGAGTATTTGCAA CAACAAGATATTCAATGATTGGGCAGATTCAAAACCATCAGTTATACCAATTTACAAGAAACTTATTTCAGCAGGACTTAGGATTTGGGTTTACAG TGGAGACACAGATGGTAGAGTACCAGTTCTTTCAACTAGGTACAGCTTAAGTACTCTAGCTTTGCCAGTTACTAAACCATGGAGGCCTTGGTACCATGAAAATGAG GTTAGTGGATGGTATGAAGAATATCAAGGGCTTACATTTGCAACATTTAGAGGAGCTGGTCATGCAGTTCCATGTTTTAAACCAAGCAACTCACTTGCATTTTTCACCTCCTTTCTACATGGAGAATCACCTCCTTCTAcaaaataa
- the LOC123919035 gene encoding NAC transcription factor 25-like, with translation MDSTDSSSCSQHPHLPPGFRFHPTDEELVVHYLKRKAASAPLPVAIIAEIDLYKFDPWELPSKATFGEQEWYFFSPRDRKYPNGARPNRAATSGYWKATGTDKPILTSDGNQKVGVKKALVFYGGKPPKGVKTNWIMHEYRLITDHNNISNNHHSYNASSKTPLLPSDHPPNNNKKNSLRLDDWVLCRIYKKSNSSTMPRPPLMDQYDKELSMEHTYNMQQNSKPLPCSRSTSYGLENDDNFFDGILATDQVMQNGCEINSNKVDHNNESFPMKRALNASSQFWHETGSPGSSSSSKRFHGDLNNSGNNNIEENNSFVSLLSQLPPNTTFHQNSILGDAGVMRQQFQLPDINWN, from the exons ATGGACAGTACAGATTCATCATCATGTTCTCAACATCCACACCTACCACCAGGCTTTAGATTCCACCCAACTGATGAAGAACTTGTCGTTCACTACCTTAAGAGAAAAGCTGCATCAGCACCTCTTCCAGTAGCTATCATAGCAGAGATTGATCTGTACAAATTCGACCCATGGGAACTCCCAA GTAAAGCAACTTTTGGGGAACAAGAGTGGTACTTTTTCAGCCCAAGGGATAGGAAATACCCAAATGGGGCCCGGCCCAATAGGGCTGCAACTTCTGGGTATTGGAAAGCTACTGGAACTGATAAGCCTATATTAACATCTGATGGGAATCAGAAAGTTGGAGTTAAAAAAGCACTTGTTTTTTATGGAGGGAAGCCACCAAAAGGGGTTAAAACTAATTGGATTATGCATGAGTATAGGCTTATCACTGATCACAATAATATTAGTAATAATCATCATTCCTATAATGCAAGTTCAAAAACTCCACTTCTGCCTTCTGATCATCCTCCAAACAATAACAAGAAGAATTCTTTGAGG CTTGATGATTGGGTTTTGTGCCGAATATACAAGAAAAGCAACAGTAGCACCATGCCAAGGCCACCACTAATGGATCAATATGATAAAGAGCTTTCAATGGAACATACATATAATATGCAACAAAACTCTAAACCTCTTCCATGTTCAAGAAGCACAAGTTATGGACTAGAAAATGATGACAATTTCTTTGATGGAATCTTAGCAACTGATCAAGTAATGCAAAATGGTTGtgaaataaactcaaataaggtTGATCATAACAATGAATCATTCCCTATGAAACGTGCACTAAATGCATCATCACAATTTTGGCATGAAACAGGTTCACCAGGGTCATCTTCTTCAAGTAAGAGATTCCATGGAGATCTTAATAATAGTGGCAACAACAATATTGAGGAAAATAATTCATTTGTTTCTTTGCTTAGCCAGCTTCCACCAAACACAActtttcatcaaaattcaatTCTTGGAGATGCAGGTGTAATGAGGCAACAATTTCAACTTCCGGACATAAATTGGaactaa